In Methylomagnum ishizawai, one DNA window encodes the following:
- a CDS encoding glycogen/starch/alpha-glucan phosphorylase → MKEFHDADAASTNPKNIGELKTALVNRLIYSIGKDPIDTHERDWFFALAHVVRDQITLRWMESMRQYYLSDAKRVYYLSMEFLIGRTLDNALLNTGGYEAFRLALEDMGMNLDEIGGEEEEAALGNGGLGRLAACFLDSLASLRMPGFGYGIRYDYGIFSQRIEDGWQVEHPDNWLRYGNPWEFARPEVLYRVQFYGRLVETQDTDGQRRYQWLDTQDVMAMAYDLPIPGYGEGTVNNLRLWAAKATRDFELRYFNEGNYIKAVEQKTSSENLSKVLYPDDTTQMGRELRLKQEYFFVSASLQDILVHFGTEHRDLAELPDEVAIQLNDTHPAIAIAELMRILLDQHGLAWDQAFGITVRIFAYTNHTLLPEALETWPVRLFERLLPRHLQIIYDINQKFLDEVGRRFPGDGDLIRRVSLIDEDGGKRVRMSHLAIVGSHKVNGVAKLHSELMQSTIFRDFARLFPDRFINITNGVTPRRWLHQANPGLAGLITEALGDSAWVSDLERLRGLVPLAGDAEFRSRFRTAKFDNKARLAGLLKQRLGLALDPASLFDVQIKRIHEYKRQLLNLLHVVTRYNRIKDQPTAAWIPRTVILGGKAAPGYRMAKLVIKLANDIARVMDRDPALQGRLKLVFVPDYNVSRAMELIPAVDLSEQISTAGTEASGTSNMKMTMNGALTIGTLDGANIEIAEQVGRDNLFIFGLTAGELAELRRRGYQPWDYYHANSELRRALDMIASGYFSPEEPDRFKPLVDSLLMGGDQWAVLADYADYVAAQEAVDRLYGDGEAWARQAVLNVAGSGWFSSDRSIREYAGSIWNIQPQA, encoded by the coding sequence ATGAAGGAATTCCATGATGCTGATGCCGCCTCCACCAATCCCAAGAATATCGGGGAACTGAAAACGGCCTTGGTCAACCGCCTGATTTATTCCATCGGCAAAGACCCCATCGACACCCACGAACGGGATTGGTTCTTCGCCCTGGCCCATGTGGTGCGCGACCAAATCACCCTGCGCTGGATGGAGTCCATGCGCCAGTATTACCTGAGCGACGCCAAACGGGTGTATTACCTGTCGATGGAATTCCTCATAGGCCGCACCCTGGACAACGCCTTGCTCAATACCGGCGGCTACGAGGCTTTCCGCCTCGCCCTGGAGGACATGGGCATGAACCTGGATGAGATCGGCGGCGAAGAGGAGGAAGCCGCGCTCGGCAATGGCGGCCTGGGACGGCTGGCGGCCTGCTTCCTGGATTCGCTGGCCTCGCTCAGGATGCCGGGCTTCGGCTACGGCATCCGCTACGACTACGGCATCTTCTCCCAGCGCATCGAGGACGGCTGGCAGGTCGAGCATCCCGACAACTGGCTGCGCTACGGCAACCCCTGGGAATTCGCCCGGCCCGAAGTGCTGTACCGGGTGCAATTCTACGGGCGGCTGGTCGAGACCCAGGACACCGACGGCCAGCGCCGCTATCAATGGCTGGATACCCAGGACGTGATGGCGATGGCCTACGACCTGCCCATCCCCGGCTACGGCGAGGGCACGGTGAACAACCTCCGGCTGTGGGCCGCCAAAGCCACCCGAGATTTCGAGTTGCGCTACTTCAACGAGGGCAATTACATCAAGGCGGTGGAGCAGAAAACCTCGTCGGAAAACCTCTCGAAGGTGCTGTATCCCGACGACACCACCCAGATGGGCCGGGAACTGCGGCTGAAGCAGGAGTATTTCTTCGTCAGCGCCTCGCTGCAAGATATCCTGGTCCATTTCGGCACCGAGCATCGGGACCTGGCGGAATTGCCGGACGAGGTGGCGATCCAGCTCAACGACACCCATCCCGCCATCGCCATCGCCGAACTCATGCGCATCCTGCTGGACCAGCACGGGCTGGCCTGGGACCAGGCGTTCGGGATCACGGTGCGGATTTTCGCCTACACCAACCACACCCTTTTACCGGAAGCCCTGGAAACCTGGCCGGTGCGTTTGTTCGAGCGGCTGTTGCCGCGCCATCTACAGATCATCTACGACATCAACCAGAAATTCCTGGACGAGGTCGGGCGGCGCTTCCCCGGCGATGGCGATCTGATCCGGCGGGTGTCCTTGATTGACGAGGACGGCGGCAAGCGGGTCCGCATGTCGCACCTCGCCATCGTCGGCAGCCACAAGGTCAACGGCGTGGCCAAACTCCATAGCGAGCTGATGCAAAGCACCATCTTCCGCGATTTCGCCCGCCTGTTCCCCGACCGCTTCATCAACATCACCAACGGCGTCACGCCCCGGCGCTGGCTGCACCAGGCCAATCCCGGCCTCGCGGGACTCATCACCGAAGCCTTGGGCGATAGCGCCTGGGTCTCGGATTTGGAACGGCTGCGCGGTTTGGTCCCCTTGGCCGGGGACGCCGAATTCCGCAGCCGGTTCCGCACCGCCAAGTTCGACAACAAGGCGCGGCTGGCCGGGCTGCTGAAACAGCGGCTGGGCCTGGCACTCGACCCCGCCTCGCTGTTCGATGTGCAGATCAAGCGCATCCACGAATACAAGCGGCAATTGCTCAACCTGCTGCATGTGGTCACCCGCTACAACCGCATCAAGGACCAGCCCACAGCGGCCTGGATACCGCGCACCGTGATCCTGGGCGGCAAGGCCGCGCCGGGCTACCGCATGGCCAAGCTGGTCATCAAGCTCGCCAACGACATCGCCCGCGTGATGGACCGCGACCCGGCGCTGCAAGGACGGCTGAAACTGGTGTTTGTGCCCGATTACAACGTGTCGCGGGCCATGGAACTGATTCCCGCCGTGGATTTGTCGGAGCAGATTTCGACGGCGGGCACCGAGGCGTCCGGCACCAGCAATATGAAGATGACGATGAACGGCGCCCTCACCATCGGCACCCTGGACGGGGCCAATATCGAAATCGCCGAGCAGGTGGGCCGGGACAATCTGTTCATCTTCGGCCTGACCGCCGGGGAATTGGCGGAACTGCGCCGCCGCGGCTACCAGCCCTGGGATTATTACCACGCCAACAGCGAACTGCGGCGGGCCTTGGACATGATCGCCTCCGGGTATTTCTCGCCGGAGGAGCCGGATCGGTTCAAGCCCCTGGTGGATTCCTTGCTGATGGGCGGCGACCAGTGGGCGGTGCTGGCCGATTACGCGGACTATGTGGCGGCGCAGGAGGCGGTGGACCGGCTCTATGGGGACGGGGAGGCGTGGGCTAGGCAGGCGGTGTTGAACGTGGCGGGGTCGGGTTGGTTTTCCAGCGACCGCTCGATCCGGGAATATGCCGGGTCGATCTGGAACATCCAGCCCCAGGCTTGA
- a CDS encoding cytochrome c peroxidase — translation MHSILSMSAALLAATGLLAGSVRAGEAAQPLAPGYQELPFKLPEPGSYELPALGQAADGRVLDSTGRDLNLHQLYGDKLVLLSFIYSACGDVNGCPLATAVFHKLQKRLLQQPDIARQLRLVTLSFNPGHDTPEVMAQYGKSFGEGLEWRFLTTRSEADIQPILAAYGQTAQKDYDAQGHFTGTFSHILRVYLIDRDRRIRNIYTVSFLHPDTLFNDVRTLLLERPKTTTVLRPPAAGALGPGDVKAGYESGDYQTRSAALTERQGKRADLGSYIKHPPLGLPKVPVPPDNPITPAKLELGRKLFYDRRLSLNNTFSCAMCHIPEQGFASNEQAMAVGIEGRSVRRNAPTLYNTAYLQRLFHDGREDSLEQQVWGPLLARNEMGAPSVGYVVGKLKGLADYAGLFERAFNKRGPSMETLGMAIAAYERALDSADSPFDRWRYGQQAGALGSAAQRGFALFTGKAGCSACHTVGEKYALFTDQGLHNTGIGYRAAMGPAATAPIQVAPGVAVNIDPAALASVSEPRPNDLGRYEITQNPADRWQYRTPSLRNIALTAPYMHDGSLATLKAVVEFYNQGGVPNENLDPLIKPLNLDAGERADLVGFLNALTGSNVRDLVLDAFAAPVGDPR, via the coding sequence ATGCACAGTATCTTATCCATGAGCGCGGCGCTCCTCGCCGCCACCGGCCTGCTGGCGGGCTCCGTCCGGGCCGGGGAAGCCGCCCAGCCTTTGGCGCCGGGCTACCAAGAACTCCCGTTCAAGTTGCCGGAACCCGGCTCCTATGAACTGCCCGCCCTGGGCCAGGCCGCCGATGGCCGCGTGCTGGACAGCACGGGCCGGGATTTGAACCTGCACCAACTCTACGGCGACAAGCTGGTGCTGCTCAGCTTCATCTATTCGGCCTGTGGCGATGTGAACGGTTGTCCGCTGGCGACCGCCGTGTTCCACAAGCTGCAAAAGCGCTTGTTGCAACAGCCCGATATCGCCCGCCAATTGCGGCTCGTCACCTTGAGCTTCAACCCCGGCCACGATACGCCCGAAGTCATGGCCCAATATGGGAAATCCTTCGGCGAGGGCTTGGAATGGCGCTTCCTCACCACCCGTTCCGAGGCCGATATCCAGCCGATCCTCGCAGCCTACGGCCAGACGGCGCAAAAGGATTACGACGCCCAAGGCCATTTCACCGGGACATTTTCCCATATCCTCCGGGTGTATTTGATCGACCGCGACCGGCGCATCCGCAACATTTATACCGTGTCGTTCCTGCATCCCGATACCTTGTTCAACGATGTCAGGACGCTGCTGCTGGAACGGCCCAAAACCACCACCGTCCTCCGACCGCCCGCCGCCGGTGCCTTGGGTCCGGGCGATGTCAAAGCTGGCTATGAAAGCGGCGACTACCAAACCCGCTCGGCGGCGTTGACCGAGCGCCAGGGCAAGCGGGCCGATCTGGGAAGCTACATCAAGCATCCACCCTTGGGTTTGCCCAAGGTGCCGGTGCCGCCCGACAACCCCATCACCCCCGCCAAGCTCGAACTCGGGCGCAAGCTGTTCTACGACCGCCGCCTCTCGCTCAACAATACGTTTTCCTGCGCCATGTGCCATATCCCGGAGCAGGGTTTCGCCAGCAACGAGCAGGCCATGGCGGTCGGGATCGAAGGCCGCAGTGTGCGGCGCAACGCCCCGACCCTGTATAACACGGCCTATCTCCAACGGCTGTTCCACGATGGCCGCGAGGACAGCCTGGAACAACAGGTCTGGGGTCCGCTGTTGGCTCGGAACGAAATGGGCGCACCCTCGGTGGGCTATGTGGTCGGCAAACTCAAGGGCTTGGCGGATTATGCCGGACTGTTCGAGCGGGCTTTCAACAAGCGCGGGCCGTCCATGGAAACCCTCGGCATGGCCATCGCCGCCTACGAGCGGGCCTTGGATTCCGCCGATTCGCCTTTCGACCGCTGGCGCTATGGCCAGCAGGCGGGGGCGCTCGGTTCCGCCGCCCAGCGCGGGTTCGCGCTATTCACCGGCAAGGCGGGCTGTTCCGCCTGCCATACGGTGGGGGAAAAATACGCGCTGTTCACCGACCAGGGCTTGCACAACACCGGTATCGGCTACCGTGCCGCCATGGGTCCGGCGGCGACCGCCCCGATCCAGGTCGCGCCGGGGGTCGCGGTGAACATCGATCCCGCCGCGCTGGCCTCGGTCAGCGAACCCAGGCCCAACGACCTTGGGCGCTACGAAATCACCCAGAACCCGGCGGATCGCTGGCAATACCGGACGCCCTCCTTGCGCAATATCGCCCTGACCGCGCCCTATATGCACGATGGCTCGCTGGCGACGCTCAAGGCTGTGGTGGAGTTCTACAACCAGGGCGGCGTGCCCAATGAAAACCTCGATCCTTTGATTAAACCCTTGAATCTCGATGCCGGGGAAAGGGCCGATCTGGTCGGGTTCCTGAACGCCTTGACCGGGTCCAATGTCCGCGACTTGGTGCTGGACGCCTTCGCCGCCCCGGTGGGCGACCCGCGTTGA
- a CDS encoding YqaA family protein: MIRVEALQGSFALWSLFASAFVSATLAPGGSEAVLAYLVHQARHEPLILLGTATLGNTLGAVTTWLLGWLAAGRYPAQHPAADPRRQKAVAAVRRHGVYLLLLSWLPVVGDGFCFAAGWLRLPFWRSLLAMALGKALRYAAIVYAFL, encoded by the coding sequence ATGATCCGGGTGGAAGCATTGCAAGGCTCGTTCGCGCTGTGGAGCCTGTTCGCCAGCGCCTTCGTTTCGGCGACCTTGGCGCCGGGTGGTTCGGAGGCGGTGTTGGCCTATCTGGTCCATCAGGCTCGGCACGAACCGCTGATCCTGCTGGGAACAGCCACCTTGGGCAATACCCTGGGAGCCGTCACCACTTGGCTGTTGGGCTGGTTGGCCGCTGGGCGTTATCCCGCCCAACACCCCGCCGCCGACCCGCGCCGCCAAAAAGCCGTGGCCGCGGTGCGGCGACATGGGGTCTATCTTTTACTGCTATCCTGGCTGCCGGTGGTGGGCGATGGCTTTTGCTTCGCCGCGGGCTGGCTACGGCTACCCTTCTGGCGTTCCTTGCTGGCGATGGCCTTGGGCAAGGCTCTGCGCTACGCCGCCATCGTCTACGCCTTCCTCTGA
- a CDS encoding tyrosine-type recombinase/integrase: MAKRTHPGLYWNKKTGEGSIDKRVGGSRVRHRFKAGTQQEAEAEYLAAIDRARTGQAQANQPRKLTFLDAAAQYLETATKASIGRDADSLAALRPHIGHLPLDQIHQGTLEDFIAARRGEGIKSSTLRRDLAVVRMVLTKAARVWRDPDGKPWLSQAVPLLEAPDWDDAAEPHPLKWEEQRALFQALPKHLAEMALFAVNTGQREQVVCSLRWDWEEGIPELDAKVFMVPGRPVARYGWEGTKSKEDGVIVLNRTARAVIEARRGLDPEWVFTYRGHRIDRMNNSGWRKAWRAAGLPRDDRTLAGVHNLRHTFARRLRLVGVPLETRKALMDHADGDITVHYSPAELRELLDAVERIVEMEEAPTLLRVAR; the protein is encoded by the coding sequence ATGGCGAAACGAACCCACCCAGGACTGTACTGGAACAAGAAAACCGGCGAAGGCAGCATCGACAAGCGCGTCGGCGGAAGCCGCGTTCGACACCGCTTTAAGGCGGGCACGCAACAGGAAGCCGAAGCCGAATACCTCGCCGCCATCGACCGCGCCAGGACCGGGCAGGCCCAGGCCAACCAACCCCGGAAGCTGACCTTCCTGGACGCGGCGGCCCAATACCTGGAAACCGCCACCAAGGCCAGCATCGGGCGCGACGCCGACAGCCTCGCGGCGCTCCGCCCCCATATCGGCCACCTGCCGCTCGACCAAATCCACCAGGGCACCCTGGAGGATTTCATCGCGGCCCGGCGCGGGGAAGGCATCAAATCCTCCACCCTCCGCCGGGACTTGGCCGTGGTCCGCATGGTGCTGACCAAAGCGGCGCGGGTCTGGCGCGACCCGGACGGCAAACCCTGGCTATCCCAGGCCGTGCCGCTACTGGAAGCCCCCGACTGGGACGACGCCGCCGAACCCCACCCGCTCAAATGGGAAGAACAGCGGGCGCTGTTCCAGGCGCTCCCCAAGCACCTGGCGGAAATGGCCCTATTCGCCGTCAACACCGGCCAACGGGAACAAGTCGTCTGTTCCCTGCGCTGGGACTGGGAGGAAGGGATTCCCGAACTGGACGCGAAGGTATTCATGGTGCCGGGCCGACCCGTCGCCCGCTACGGCTGGGAAGGCACCAAGAGCAAAGAGGATGGCGTGATCGTGCTGAACCGCACCGCCCGCGCCGTCATCGAAGCCCGGCGCGGCCTCGACCCGGAATGGGTGTTCACCTACCGGGGCCACCGCATCGACCGTATGAACAACAGCGGATGGCGGAAAGCCTGGAGGGCGGCGGGGCTACCCCGCGACGACCGGACCCTCGCCGGGGTCCACAACCTCCGGCACACCTTCGCCCGGCGCTTGCGCCTCGTGGGCGTGCCGCTCGAAACCCGGAAGGCGCTGATGGATCACGCCGATGGCGACATCACCGTCCACTACAGCCCGGCGGAACTCCGGGAACTGTTGGACGCGGTGGAGCGCATCGTGGAAATGGAAGAAGCGCCGACCCTGTTGCGGGTGGCGCGGTGA
- a CDS encoding helix-turn-helix domain-containing protein, whose protein sequence is MDETTIIGLRLKAARDAKNWTLQEVCDRVPGLKPSTLNGYELGKSEAKVSTYKRLAKVLEVSEAYVLNCDEDLLNERERQIIQAFRQTNEQGKRTIWNVAESQPQPGRTPETTETPANAA, encoded by the coding sequence ATGGACGAAACCACCATCATCGGATTACGGCTCAAAGCAGCCCGCGACGCCAAAAACTGGACGCTCCAAGAGGTTTGCGACCGCGTGCCGGGCCTGAAACCCTCCACGCTGAACGGCTACGAACTCGGCAAGAGCGAAGCGAAGGTTTCGACCTACAAACGGCTGGCGAAAGTCCTGGAAGTCTCCGAGGCCTATGTGCTGAATTGCGACGAAGACTTGCTGAATGAACGGGAGCGCCAGATCATCCAGGCCTTCCGTCAGACCAACGAACAAGGCAAGCGCACCATCTGGAACGTTGCGGAATCTCAACCTCAACCCGGTCGCACACCCGAAACAACCGAAACCCCAGCCAACGCCGCCTGA
- a CDS encoding glycoside hydrolase family 108 protein, with amino-acid sequence MSNAFLRAFREVVGIEGRYSNHPADSGGETLYGITLATARAAGYSGPMKLMPLSEARRIYKREFWDKLNLDAIADTSPEVALEVFEQGVNMGIARAGRNLQSALNVLNRAGIDYPDVSVDGKVGPVTARALFGLSQRRKTDGLKALCRALNVQQGAFYLELAGRREKDESFVLGWLLNRVAL; translated from the coding sequence ATGAGCAATGCGTTTTTGCGGGCGTTCCGCGAGGTGGTGGGTATCGAGGGGCGGTATAGCAACCATCCGGCGGATTCCGGTGGGGAGACCCTGTACGGCATCACGTTGGCGACCGCCCGTGCGGCGGGCTACAGCGGTCCTATGAAGTTGATGCCGCTGAGCGAGGCCCGCCGCATCTACAAGAGGGAGTTTTGGGACAAGTTGAATCTGGATGCCATCGCGGATACCTCGCCGGAGGTGGCGCTGGAGGTGTTCGAGCAGGGGGTGAACATGGGTATCGCCCGCGCCGGACGGAACCTACAGAGCGCTTTGAACGTGTTGAACCGGGCCGGGATCGATTACCCGGATGTGTCGGTGGATGGCAAGGTCGGGCCGGTGACCGCCCGTGCGTTGTTCGGTTTGAGCCAGCGCCGCAAGACGGACGGTTTGAAGGCGTTATGCCGGGCGTTGAATGTCCAGCAAGGGGCGTTCTACCTTGAGCTGGCCGGGCGCAGGGAGAAGGATGAGTCGTTCGTGTTGGGCTGGTTGCTGAATCGGGTGGCCTTGTGA
- a CDS encoding Rha family transcriptional regulator encodes MANQPNRAQNPPVVSMSSREIAELCGKRHDNVMADCRKMLVELYGEAGLLNFQDTHTNPQNSQTYPVFILPKRETLILVSGYSIKVRARIIDRLTELEQAILIPPISIPTRSRLLLTLEEGRVVESRPVPPDAVPVSAQLLMDLCATVNTLDVIAGQAMALVGELRTVTGLTLHGKVRDRGVGHG; translated from the coding sequence ATGGCTAATCAGCCGAATCGTGCCCAAAATCCGCCCGTCGTCTCCATGTCCTCCCGCGAAATCGCAGAGCTTTGTGGTAAGCGCCATGACAATGTAATGGCCGATTGCCGCAAGATGTTGGTCGAGCTTTATGGGGAGGCGGGTCTCCTGAATTTTCAGGACACCCATACGAATCCCCAGAACAGCCAAACCTATCCCGTTTTCATCTTGCCGAAGCGCGAAACCCTGATCCTGGTTTCCGGCTATAGCATCAAAGTGCGTGCCAGGATCATCGACCGTTTGACGGAATTAGAGCAAGCCATCCTCATTCCGCCTATCTCCATTCCCACCCGTTCCCGCCTCCTATTGACCCTCGAAGAGGGCCGCGTGGTCGAGTCGCGGCCCGTGCCGCCGGATGCAGTGCCCGTGTCGGCGCAACTGCTGATGGACCTCTGCGCCACGGTGAATACCCTCGACGTGATCGCCGGGCAGGCCATGGCGTTGGTGGGCGAGTTGCGGACCGTGACCGGCTTGACCTTGCACGGCAAGGTGCGGGACCGGGGGGTGGGCCATGGCTGA